The DNA region AGAGCCGTCTGCTCGAATGGGGACAGAAAGAAAAGAAAAACGTTGACTTTGTGCTGGCAGGCGAAAAGGGCGAGGGCTACAACAAACAATACATTGTAGAGGTGCGCGTAGATGGCAACGGAATGGCCACCGGCACCGATTTTTCGATCAAAGGTGCAGAACAGCTGGCAGCGGAAAAAGTCTGGAGCCATCTGCACACCAATGCGTTGAAAGTAGGCTGAATTTCCGGTTACAATGCCCGGCAAAAATGGTTTCAGACGAAGCTTTGCTGTGTTTTGGGGCTTCTTGCGTGCGACATTCTGTTGTTAAACTTACTACTACCTACATTCACTGACTCATTTTCCTGAGGTGGGCTTTAGAAGTCTTTTTTTCCTGGCAGGCAAAGCTTTATAAGGGTGATCAAGCAAAAAAAAAGCTCCCGGGCGGGAGCTTCATTCAATTAACCAACACAAAACGGCATGATGCCTTGTCTTTAAAGTTTTTTACCGTATTTACGGGCAATCTCTGCAGTGTTGAACGGAATGTCGTTGATGTCGTCCTCGGCAGGTAGCAGCGCCCTGAGGTCGATACCGGCCTGCTCAGCAATCCTGACGGTATTGAATGGAATATCGTCGATCTCTGCTTCTTCGGCCGGACGCTCAGGCAACATTTCAACCATAACCTTTTCATAATTTCCGGTTGATGCCTGGTTTCGAATCTCCCGGCTATTGAACTCACCTGCACTCAACGAACCAGCAAACATCACAAAAATCAAGGCGAGCGAATACATAGTTTTCATGGCATTAAAATTTTGATCTTTTTATATCAAATAATATGCCAAAGTTTTTATTTCATTGATATAAAAACCATTATACTATACTCCGTTCGTTTCAATCGATTGCAACAACTGTGTGGATGTGCGATTCCGTACACGGAACTGACATGAAGCGGACATCGGTGTCCGGTTGCTGTGCGGTGGTAAAAAGCCCGGCGGTTTACAAAAGGTTGAGGCGGTTGGCGTCGAGGCGGATAAAGACAAAAAGCATCAGTGTGAAGGCCCAAAGACTTGATCCGCCATAACTTACAAACGGAAGCGGGATTCCGATCACAGGCATAAGTCCGATGGTCATGCCAATATTGACCATAAAATGGAAAAACATGACCGACAATACAGCATAGCCATAAACTCTGGCAAATACCGATCGTTGTCGTTCAGCCAGATCAATAAGGCGCACAAAAAGGGCAAGATATAGTCCGATGAGCACAAGCGACCCCAGAAACCCCCATTCTTCACCCACAGTGCAGAAAATGAAATCGGTGCTTTGCTCAGGGACGAAGTTGAACTTTGTCTGGGTGCCCTGAAGGAAGCCCTTACCAAAAAATCCGCCTGATCCAATGGCTATTTTCGACTGATGCACGTTGTACCCAGCGCCTCTCAGGTCTTCTTCCAGGCCGATAAGTACGTTGATGCGGGTGCGCTGATGGGGTTCGAGCACATTATGAAACACAAACTCAACGCTCAGGACAAACAAGACACCTGCCGCAAGCATGCCAAGCAGGGTGAGGATATTCTGAACATCGCGCCGCACGAAGAAGAGTGAGATTATAAAAAGTGCCACAAGCCCCAGAAGCACAGCTGTTTGCGAGGTATAAAGTGTGATCAGAAACAGCACCCCTGCCACCAGGGCAAGGAGCAAGGGCCAGCCGGGAAAGCCCTCCCGGTATAGCACAATCATAAAAGCACCGAACACAATGGCCGAGCCGGTATCGTATTGCAACAGGATGAGCAGGGACGGAAGGAAGATAATGGTCAGCGACAACACACGGGTACGCATCTGGTCGAGGCTGGCATCGATGCGGCCAAGTAAAGAAGCCAGGGCAAGTGCTGTGCTGAATTTGGCAAATTCGGCGGGCTGCAGCCTGAAATCGCCAATTTGAAACCAGCTTTTGCTGCCACTGATGGTAGTGCCGAAAAGCAGCACCAAAATAAGCATGGCTATGGTGGCCAGATAAATAATCAAAGCAAAGGCATTGAAAAATCTGGGGTCGGCCAGAAGCACAAACAGGGCAAGCACAAGCGCCATAGCTATCCATAGCAATTGTTTTCCGTAGCGTTGCGACAAATCAAAGATGCTGTGGTGGGCTTCGTCGTAAACTGCCGCATAGATGCTGATCCAGCCGATAAGCATCAGAGCCAGGCTGATGCCCACGGTTATCCAGTCGATATTGCGGAATATATTTTTTTCCTCGCGCATGGTGTGACAAATCAGTTGAGTACGGCTTCGAGCATACGCTGCTCAAGGTCTTTGCGTTTTACTTCCCCTGTGAGAAACTGTTCCATCATCAGGCTGGCAATGGGAGCAGCCCAGGTGGCACCAAAACCGGCATTTTCGACAACCACAGCAATGGCAATGGTGGGATTATCGAAAGGTGCAAAGGCCATAAAAAGCGAGTGGTCTTTGCCGTGTGGATTCTGCACCGTACCGGTTTTACCAGCTGCCTGAAAATCAGCAATTTTGTACCGCCGTGCCGTTCCACCCCCTCCTTCGAACACATTGAGCATGGCTTCCTTGACGATCTGAAAATATTTTCTGTCAACCCCGGTATGGATTTTTGTGGTAAAACTTGCAGGCAGGCTGTCCGTTCCGTTCCCGATCCGGCGCACCAGATGGGGAGGATAGTACCATCCCTCGTTGCCGATGATGGCTGCCAGGTTGGCAATCTGAAGCGGGGTAAGCAGGATTTCGCCCTGGCCGATGCTCAGAGAGCGCACAGTCATGGCATTCCAGTTGCCCCTGTACACCCTGTCGAAAAAGTTTCGCGACGGAATGTTGCCCGGCAGCTCAAACGGAATATCGGTATCAAACTTATGGCCAAGACCAAAAGCCATCATCTTGTCGTACCAATACTGGTAGGCTTCTTTGTGATTTTTAAAGCGGGAAGCATACAATGTGCTGCGAAACGTATTCCAGAAAAAGGGATTGCACGAATGTTCGATGGCTTCTTTCACAGCGAGCGGTGTAACGTGAGCGTGGGTGCACCGGATGGGCTGGCTGCTTTTGCCCTGACAGGAAAACTGTGTGTGCTCGTTGATGGCACCTGCCTGAAGCGCCACCAAAGCATTGATCATTTTAAAAGTGGAACCAGGCGGATAGGTACCGCTTATGGCTCTGTTAATCAATGGCTTGCGGGGATCGTTGAGCAATTGGTTGAAGTTTGCGCCGCGCTGCCTGCCCACCAACAGATTGGGGTCGTATCCCGGACTGCTCACCAATGCCAGGATTTCGCCGGTGCGGGGGTCAATGGCCACCACACTGCCGGTTTTGTTGGCCATCAGTTGTTCGCCATAAGCCTGCAAACGCAGGTCGAGGCCAAGGTGCAGGGTTTGCCCGTTTTCGGGCAGGGTATCAAAACGACCTTCCTTGTAGCTTCCTTTTTCGCGGTTGTGCACATCAACCATCACCACCCGGATTCCTTTGCGGCCACGGAGATATTGTTCGTAGGAGCGCTCCAGGCCTGATTTGCCAATGTAGTCGCCCATCTTGTAATATGGATTGCGCTCCATCTCGGCCGGACTTACCTCGCCCACATCGCCCAGAATATGCGCACCAATGGCCATGGGATATTTGCGCAACGTACGCGTCTGAAAATAAAAGCCGGGATATTGATAAAGCTTTTCAGAAATATAACCATAATCCTCTTTCGAAATCTGCTCCACAAGCACCGAAGGTTTTACCCTCGAATAATTCCTTGCTTTTTCGATGCGTGTCCGGAGCTGTTGCACATCAATTTTCAGCAGCCGTGCAAACTCGAGGGTGTCGGGAATGCGTGCCTGACGTGGAACGATCATCAGATCGTAGGCTGTTTCGTTGTAAACCAACAGCTCGCCATTCCGGTCGAGCATGGTACCGCGCGGCGGATACAAGGTCACAAAACGTAAAACATTGTTCTGTGAGGAAAACTTGTAGGACTGGTCAATAACCTGCAGCCAAAACAGCCTGAGAAGGTAGATAACCACTACCACCAAAATGCCCAACAGAATATGATACCTGCGGAAAGCAAGCTGCCTGCTCCTCATAAACCTTACAAACTGACCGCAAAATTACTGCTAAATGCGGCACCCGGTCAGTGCACCAACCGGAGAATCACAGGTATTGTTTCTCCTCGACGAGCCTGCCCTGCTCGTCCCACATGTACCAGCTGCCGGTTTTATTGCCATTCAGGTAATTCATCTCATAGCGAAGGGTTCCGTTATCGTCCCAGATGAACCACTTGCCATGCTTCAGGTCGTTGGCATAATTGGCTTCGCCGGTTTTTTTACCGTCGGCGTTAAAAGTAACCCAGGTGCCGTGTTTTTTTCCATTGCTCCAGGCCCTGAGTTCGATAAGCATGCCGGCTTCGTTGTAATACCGCGAAACCCCGTCCTCCAGACCCATGACGAAATTGCGCACCGACTCGGTTTGTCCGTTGGCATGCCTGGTAATGTATTCACCCGTATAGAGTTGACCGTTAAGATAAAACCCATCAGCACCCCTGACAAGTTCCTGTGCCGGCAACTGCATCACCGAATGAAACAGCATGATGAAGGTTATCAGCACCGGATGGTACCATCGCCAGGATTGACTGTGATTATTCGTGATCTTCCTCATTGCACTTAACTTTGAATCTAATTATCAATACCTTACATCAGCATAAAGTCAAATCGCGCTGCTTTGCCGACAGCTTCTTTTAAACCTAACAAATTTAGCACATCAGTCCTGATTTTTTGCGATTTTGTCGTGTCGTCGTGAAAACTTAACACAAAAAAATATCTCCTTTGCTTGAAGGGCAAAAAAAACTCCCGGCGGTGTCCGCCGGGAGTCTGTCGTAAATCTTCAATGTTTTATTTGGCCTGGAGCTTCACTTGCAACACATCCTTTGCTGCCGCAGGTTTAAGGTTTTTCAACTGCACCTCTTCGTAGGATATGTATTTGACCTTGAGGTTGAGTGCATCGTTTGCATCAACGGAAAGGCTGAACCTGCCTTCGAAATCGGTGAAGGTTTTCATGGTTGTGCCTTCCACCTCTACTTGTGCACCAGCCAGGGCCTCGCCCGAGCGGCTATCGGTCACAATGCCGCTCAGCGTAACTGTTTTGGCCGGAGCAAGCGGATGAGAAGGTGCATCAGCAAGAAGTTTTCCTCCAAAACTGAACATCAGGGCGACTATTGTAATGAGTACACTTTTCATGGTTATTTTATTTTCTTGACAAAAGTATGCCGGATCGGAGCTGTGTGTTGTTAACCTGGCCTTAAGATTAGTTTAGCGAATTGTTAAGCCAACATTAAGCAGGTAAGCACTATGCCACCAGGTGGAGTTTGTTTCAATAAAGTGTTGAAGGGTGCAAAAAAACCTGATTTTTTAGTTACTTTTAAACCCTCGTGCCGGATTGGCCGTTTTCAGAAATTCAGAAATCAAAACACCGGAATTTTGTACACTTTAAGGTCAAAGCTCGACGTTGGTTCGGAAGAATTCAGGCAAAACAAGGCAGCTTATCAGGAGCTGATGGCCACCTATTACGAGCGAATGCGTCGTGTGGCTGCCGGCAGCAGTCAGTCTGCCGTGGCCCGTCATAAAGAGCGCGGAAAACTGCTGGTTCGCGAGCGCATCAACATGCTGATCGACCCGGGCACTCCCTTTCTGGAGCTATCGCCACTGGCGGCCTTCGGCCTGTATAAGGACGAATTTCCGTCGGCAGGCATTGTCACCGGCATAGGGTTGATTCAGGGGCGCGAAGCCATGATAATTGCCAACGATGCCACCGCCAAAGGGGGCACCTACATGCAGTACACCATCAAAAAGCACCTTCGTGCCCAGGAAATTGCGATGGAGAACAACCTGCCGTGCGTTTACATAGTCGATTCAGGCGGGGCTTTTCTGCCTGAGCAGGACACGGTTTTCCCCGACCGTGACCACTTTGGCAGGTTTTTTTACAATCAGGCACGCATGTCGGCCATGGGCATACCTCAAATAGCCATCGTGATGGGCTCGTGCACTGCCGGGGGCGCCTATGTGCCGGCCATGAGCGACGAAACCATTATCGTACGCAACCAGGGCACCATTTTTTTGGGTGGCCCGCCCCTGGTCAAGGCGGCCACCGGAGAGGAAGTGACCGCCGAAGAGCTTGGCGGAGCCGAAGTACACACCTCGATATCAGGTGTGGCCGACCATCTGGCCGAAAACGAACCACATGCCCTTGCCATTTGCCGGCATATTTTCGAGACCCTCGAAAAACCCCGGAAACAGACCATCGACATCATCAGCCCCGAAGACCCTCTATACGATCCCGAAGAGCTCTATGGCATTGCTCCCATCGATTTGCGAAGGGTGGTCGATCCGCGCGAAATCATCATGCGCATGGTGGATGGCAGTCGTTTTCAGGAGTTTAAGGCCAAATATGCCACCACAGTGGTCACCGGATTTGCCTACATCATGGGCATGCCTGTGGGCATTGTGGCCAATTTTGGGGTGCTCTTCAGCGAATCGGCGCTGAAAGTCACACACTTTATCGAGCTTTGTTCGATGCGCAACATTCCGCTGGTTTTTTTACAAAACATCACCGGCTTTATGGTTGGCCGTGAATTCGAACGCGGGGGCATAGCCAAAGACGGAGCCAAAATGGTGCACGCCGTGTCGAATACCAATGTGCCTAAGTTTACTGTGATCTTTGGCGGAAGTTTCGGAGCTGGAAACTACGGCATGGCAGGCCGGGCATTCGGACCGAGGCTGCTGTTTATGTGGCCAAATGCCAAAATTTCAGTTATGGGAGGCGAGCAGGCCGCCAACGTGCTGGTCACCGTAAAAAAAGACCAATACCGTGAAAAGGGTCTGCAGATGCCTCCGGAAGAAGAGGAGCAGATGCGCCGCACCATACTCGAAAAATACGAAAGGGAAGGTTCGGCTTATTACAGCACCGCTAGGCTGTGGGACGACGGCATCATCGACCCGGTACAAACCCGTCAGGTGCTGGCCATGGGCATTGCCACTTCGCTGAACAAACCTTTTGACCCACCACAATTTGGCGTTTTCAGAATGTAACCTACGCAAACCGCCGCCACATGCATACCATCAAGTTATACGAAAAGGGCGCTGTTTCCACCGTATGGCTCAACCGGCCCGACAAACACAACGCCATCAATCCGGTCATGATGAAAGAACTCACAGAGGCCTTTGATCAGCTGAGCCGGTTGGCTTCCGTTCGGGTGATCATCCTGCGAGGTCTGGGCCGGTCGTTTTGTGCAGGTGCCGACCTGGCTTATATGCAGCAAATGGCCAGCTACCGCGCTGAGGATAACGAGCGCGATGCGATGGTTCTTGCCAAACTTTTCGAACGCATCTACACCTGCCCGAAACCGGTGATAGCCCTGCTTCACGGTGCGGTGTACGGCGGTGCCAACGGTCTGGCTGCTGCCAGCGACATTGTGCTTGCCGATATTGACACCCGTTTTGCATTTTCCGAAGTCAAGCTGGGCATCACACCGGCTACCATCTCTCCTTATGTGATCGGACGTTGTGGCGAAGCTGCCGCGCGCGACCTCATGCTGACCGGCAGGGTGTTCGACGCACAGGAGGCCAAAGAGTTCAGGCTTGTAAATCAGATATTTACCTCCGAGACAGTAAATCAGGTCCTCGACATGTACACCGGCAACCTGCTGCACGCCGCACCCGGCGCCCTGGCCGAATGTAAACAACTGATCAACGACATCGCCCGCAGGAATATACCTGAAACCGAAGTATTGCCCGACACGGCCCGCCGTATTGCCCGCCAGCGGGCATCGGAGGAAGGGCAGGAAGGGCTGAAGGCATTCCTGGAAAAAAGAAACCCCAACTGGTTGATTGATATCGAATGAGCAGCATTTTATTCCGTAAGGTACTGATCGCCAACCGCGGTGAGATTGCCCTCAGAATCATGCGCACACTCCGGCGCATGGGCATTGCTTCGGTGGCTGTTTTTCACGAACTCGACCGTGAGGCTCCGTTTGTGCGCCGGGCCGACGAATCTTATCTGCTGGGCGATGGCACGCTGGCAGAAACCTACCTCAACCTGGAAAAAATTCTCGACCTGGCTCAGACCTGTGGAGCTGATGCCATCCATCCCGGCTATGGATTCCTGTCGGAAAATCCGGCCTTTCCCGAAGCCTGCGCTGCCAGAGGGATAACGTTCATCGGTCCTGATGCACAGGCGGTCAGGTTGATGGGCAACAAAATAGAAGCGCGCAGGCTGGCCATCGAAAACGGACTGCCCGTGACCAAAGGATATACCGGGACTGCGGAAGAACTGCTTTCGAAAGCCGAACTTCTGCCGTATCCGGTGCTCGTAAAGGCTGCAGCCGGAGGCGGCGGAAAAGGTATGCGGATTGTTGTCAACCAGAGCCAGCTCGAAGATGTGCTGGTAGCCACATCGCGCGAAGCGGCAGCCTATTTTGGGGACGGAACGGTGTATGTGGAGCAATATGTTTCGGAACCGAGGCATGTGGAGATTCAAATTCTGGCAGACCACCATGGCCATGTGGTGCACCTGTTCGAAAGGGAGTGCTCTATCCAGCGGCGCTACCAGAAAATCATCGAAGAATCGCCCTCGCCCGGCCTGAATGCCCAAACACGCAAGGCCATGGGCGAAGCTGCAGTAGCCCTTTGCCGCGCCATAGGCTACCGCAATGCCGGCACCATCGAATTTCTGCTCGACAACAACCAGCAGTTCTATTTCCTCGAGATGAATACCCGGATTCAGGTGGAACACCCTGTAACAGAACTTGTTACAGGTATTGACCTGGTGGAAGAGCAATTGCATATCGCCGGCGGTAAGCCCCTGAGGTTTACGCAAAACGACCTCCGCCAGCAGGGCCATGCCATCGAATGCCGCATCTATGCCGAAGACCCTGAGCAAAATTTCATGCCATCGCCCGGCAGGATAGTGGCTTATGAAGCTCCGGCCGGAGATGGTATTCGTGTGGACAGCGCCATCGAAGGGCCGGCAAACATTTCGAGCATGTTCGATCCGATGATCAGCAAACTGATAGTTTGGGCACCCGATCGCAAGCTGGCCATCGCAAAAACCACACACAGCCTGAAGAACTTTTTCATCGCCGGCATCAGCACAAACATTCCATTTTTGCTGACCATGCTTGGGGAGGATGATTTTCAGCAGAACAGTATCAGCACCGCCTACACCGACCGCAACCTTGCCCGTTTGGCTGAAAAAATGGCCGACGCGCGTCAGCAATCGGACATTGTACCAGCCCTGGCAGCCGGCCTATGCATTTTCCTCTTTTCGCCTGCCGATGGCAACACCCTCTGGCATCGGATTGGCTACTGGCGGTTGCTGCCCGAAATCAGGCTGACACACAACGGCCTCACCCACAAAGCTTACCTCCTTAAACGAAACTCGCAATCGCTTGATATTGAATTGGATGGAAACAGGATGCGGATTGGGCAGATTGCCCTGGATGCAGATGCGGTGAGCTTCGAAATACAGGACCGGCACTACCGCTGTCCTTATTTTCGTCAGGAGCAGAATTCCGTTTTGATCCAATGCGAGGGTTGGCAACACGAGCTTGTCTTTGCTGACATGCTGCCCCCGTCGGTTGATCATGGAGCTGAACTGGAGACATCTGGAGGGCAAGGTTACGTTTCGCCCATGCCTGGTAAGGTGATAAGCATCAACGTGAAGGAAGGTGAGACGGTGAACCGCGGCACCGTGATGATTGTTATAGAAGCCATGAAGATGGAAAACAATATTGTGTCCACAGGCCCGGCCACTGTTAAGAAAATCTTCGTGAAAGTTGGTGATATGGTTGATACCAAAACACAACTTGTTGATATTGAAGAAACAACATAATCCCTTTGTGCAATGAATTTTGATCTTAGCGAAGAACATCAGCTGATCAGGCAAACGGTACGCGACTTTGCCGAGCGCGAGATACGTCCGGTGGCACAGGAACTTGACGAGAAAGAGCAGTTTTCTGTTGAGCTTACCCGCCGCATGGGCGAGCTGGGCTTGTTTGGCATGAACCTGCCTCCGGAATATGGCGGGCAGGGGCTGGATACGCTATCCTATATCATTGCAGTTGAGGAACTTGCACGTGTTGATGGATCTCAGGCAGCAACCCTTGCCGCCCACAACTCGCTGGGAATCGGACCATTGTATTACTATGGTACCGAAGTACAAAAACAGAAATATCTTCCGCAATTGTGCACCGGACAAGCCCTGTGGAGCTTCGGGCTTACCGAACCCGAAGCCGGAAGCGACTCGCGCGGATCGAAGACCACCGCTGTGCTTGATGGCGACACCTGGGTGATCAACGGATCGAAGATATTTATCACCAACGGTTCGTCGGAAATCAATATCGGATGCACCGTGCAGGCAGTTTCGGGTGTGGATGCGCAGGGCAAAAAGATCTTCTCTACCATCCTGGTCGAAAAAGACACACCGGGATTCACCCGCCAGACCATGCACAATAAGATGATGTGGCGGGCAAGCGACACATCGCAGCTTTTTTTCGACAACGTCAGGGTGCCCAAAGAAAACCTGCTGGGCGAAATAGGCCAGGGTTCGAAAATCATGCTGGCAACCCTCGATGCCGGGCGACTCAGCATTGCAGCCATGGGATTGGGTGCAGCCCAGGGTGCTTACGAGATGGCACTCGCCTATGCCAAAGAGCGCAAACAGTTTGGCCAGCCCATATCACGTTTTCAGGCCATTGCATTCAAGCTGGCCGATATGGCATTGAAAATTGAACTCGCACGCAACCTGCTTTACAAAGCCTGCTGGCTGAAAGACCAGGGCCGCCCCTTTGGAATGGAGGCGGCCATGGCCAAGCTGTATTGCAGCGAAATAGCCAAAGAAGTGACCGATGAAGCCATCCAGATTCATGGCGGCTATGGACTGATGAAAGACTACCAGGTGGAGCGTTTCTACCGCGACCAACGCCTGCTTCAGATTGGCGAAGGCACATCTGAAATACAGCGCCTGGTCATCTCGCGCCACATCGGCTGCTAACCAATTGATTTAAAGCATTTTTGCTTAGTGGGGTTCATTACCCTTCTGGCAACAGGCAGGCAGGCGATCGTGCGCCTTCTTGTCGGCCGGCATCTCATCGGCATCATAGCCGATCTTTGTGATGGCTTTCTTCAAACCTTCCTTGCTGTTGCGCCCTTTGCGGTACTCGATCGTGATGATCTTGGTTTCATTGTCCAGGCTTACAGCACGTACCCCCCTTTCAAGAGCCAGATTTTTTTCGAGCCGCTCCTTGCACATCCCACAAACCGCGGAGGTCTGGATGCTTACTGTTTCAAATTTTGATTCCTTTTGAGCAGCCTGCTGGGCACTGAGCGGTAAATGCAATGCTGCAAGACAAACCAAGGCAATTGCCAAAACTTTGATTTTCATTGTTTTATGTTTTTAATGTGATTTTTTATTCCAAAGTATATCTCAAACCTGCGTAGATTTTTGTTCCCATGAGCGGTCCCCAGATGACTGAGGCATCAAAGGCCGGGTCGAAGGGGTCGGAAGACGAGAGGATCGGATGATGCTGTTTGTAGTTGGTAAGGTTTTCGCCACCCAGATAGAAGCTCCACTTCCGGAAATTGCGCGTAAGCTGGCTGTTTGCGGTGAAGAATACCGGCGAGCGGGGATTTCCAAGGTCAGGATCAGGTTGAACAGCCCAGCGCGGCAAAACCGAGGGACCATTCAGCAATCCTGTGAGGTCGAACTGCCAGCGCGCATTGGGTTTATAGGAAAAACTCAACAGTCCCTTGTATTTGCTCAACAGAGGTTTTTCCTGCAGTCCCGACAGGTACTCCACCTTAACGTCGTTTAGGCGGAAAGCTGCTGTGGCATTGAGGGTGGGCAAAATATCGTAGTTAGCCTCAAGCTGAAAGCTGTTCGAGAACGAACGGCCATCGAGCTGATACACCTGCACCTTGTCGGAAGCGCTGAGCCTGTCCACCACAAGCTGGTTGACAAAGCTGGTGCGGTATGCATCCAGGTTGATCACCATTTCGCGGCCTGCAATGTGCACATACTGGCTGATGTTGAAGCCAAAGTTCCAGGCTTGTTCAAGCATACCGGATTGCTCAGGGGTCATGCCGATGAAGACAAAAGGTTTGTACGAAGCCATCAGCGAAAGGTTTTCGGCCAGCAGCCTCGGGCGGCGATAGCCTTTACCGGCCGAGAGGCGAAGGATGGTATGTTCGCTTGCATTGTAACGCAGGTGAAGTCGGGGGGTTACAAAAATTCCATGCGCAGCCTCATGGTCGGCCCGTATGCCTGCGATGAGATTGAGCCGCGCCCCGTCGCTGTAGGTATATTGATAGAAAACACCTGGTGTGATATGGCGTTGGTTCTCTGATCCGGCTTCGCTGCTTCCGCTAAGTTGATCGTACATGAGGCTAAAACCGGTGGTGTAGTTGTGGCGGGTGTCGCGAATGAACGATTGGAAGAGTGCATTGAGGTAATACGATTTTTCCTCGGCATGGTAGAAGCGTGGACCAAAGTCGGCATGCAGGCGGTGCCAGGTGAGCTGCTGCTGTATGCCAAGGCTTGTGGAGGGCCGGTGAAAAATGAATCCGGTTTTCAGGAAACTCTCCAGACGGTCGTTATTGATGCCAATGCCATAAATTCCGGGTTGAACCGTGGCGGGCATGCTGTGATTAAAGGCTTCCTGACCTCCTTTTCTGGTTTCTGAGATGGCACGCACGCCAAACTGAAATTCAAAATGTTCGGCACGATAATCCCATCGGTTGAACAGGTTAATCTGCGTGTAAAGAGGCTCATCCAGAAAACCGTCGTGGTTGCCATCGTGGCTGCGTCCGTTGTGGCTCAGGTGTCCG from Bacteroidota bacterium includes:
- a CDS encoding enoyl-CoA hydratase/isomerase family protein, whose amino-acid sequence is MHTIKLYEKGAVSTVWLNRPDKHNAINPVMMKELTEAFDQLSRLASVRVIILRGLGRSFCAGADLAYMQQMASYRAEDNERDAMVLAKLFERIYTCPKPVIALLHGAVYGGANGLAAASDIVLADIDTRFAFSEVKLGITPATISPYVIGRCGEAAARDLMLTGRVFDAQEAKEFRLVNQIFTSETVNQVLDMYTGNLLHAAPGALAECKQLINDIARRNIPETEVLPDTARRIARQRASEEGQEGLKAFLEKRNPNWLIDIE
- a CDS encoding carboxypeptidase-like regulatory domain-containing protein, with amino-acid sequence MKSVLITIVALMFSFGGKLLADAPSHPLAPAKTVTLSGIVTDSRSGEALAGAQVEVEGTTMKTFTDFEGRFSLSVDANDALNLKVKYISYEEVQLKNLKPAAAKDVLQVKLQAK
- the mrdA gene encoding penicillin-binding protein 2; this encodes MRSRQLAFRRYHILLGILVVVVIYLLRLFWLQVIDQSYKFSSQNNVLRFVTLYPPRGTMLDRNGELLVYNETAYDLMIVPRQARIPDTLEFARLLKIDVQQLRTRIEKARNYSRVKPSVLVEQISKEDYGYISEKLYQYPGFYFQTRTLRKYPMAIGAHILGDVGEVSPAEMERNPYYKMGDYIGKSGLERSYEQYLRGRKGIRVVMVDVHNREKGSYKEGRFDTLPENGQTLHLGLDLRLQAYGEQLMANKTGSVVAIDPRTGEILALVSSPGYDPNLLVGRQRGANFNQLLNDPRKPLINRAISGTYPPGSTFKMINALVALQAGAINEHTQFSCQGKSSQPIRCTHAHVTPLAVKEAIEHSCNPFFWNTFRSTLYASRFKNHKEAYQYWYDKMMAFGLGHKFDTDIPFELPGNIPSRNFFDRVYRGNWNAMTVRSLSIGQGEILLTPLQIANLAAIIGNEGWYYPPHLVRRIGNGTDSLPASFTTKIHTGVDRKYFQIVKEAMLNVFEGGGGTARRYKIADFQAAGKTGTVQNPHGKDHSLFMAFAPFDNPTIAIAVVVENAGFGATWAAPIASLMMEQFLTGEVKRKDLEQRMLEAVLN
- a CDS encoding toxin-antitoxin system YwqK family antitoxin, coding for MRKITNNHSQSWRWYHPVLITFIMLFHSVMQLPAQELVRGADGFYLNGQLYTGEYITRHANGQTESVRNFVMGLEDGVSRYYNEAGMLIELRAWSNGKKHGTWVTFNADGKKTGEANYANDLKHGKWFIWDDNGTLRYEMNYLNGNKTGSWYMWDEQGRLVEEKQYL
- the rodA gene encoding rod shape-determining protein RodA encodes the protein MREEKNIFRNIDWITVGISLALMLIGWISIYAAVYDEAHHSIFDLSQRYGKQLLWIAMALVLALFVLLADPRFFNAFALIIYLATIAMLILVLLFGTTISGSKSWFQIGDFRLQPAEFAKFSTALALASLLGRIDASLDQMRTRVLSLTIIFLPSLLILLQYDTGSAIVFGAFMIVLYREGFPGWPLLLALVAGVLFLITLYTSQTAVLLGLVALFIISLFFVRRDVQNILTLLGMLAAGVLFVLSVEFVFHNVLEPHQRTRINVLIGLEEDLRGAGYNVHQSKIAIGSGGFFGKGFLQGTQTKFNFVPEQSTDFIFCTVGEEWGFLGSLVLIGLYLALFVRLIDLAERQRSVFARVYGYAVLSVMFFHFMVNIGMTIGLMPVIGIPLPFVSYGGSSLWAFTLMLFVFIRLDANRLNLL
- a CDS encoding acetyl-CoA carboxylase biotin carboxylase subunit, encoding MSSILFRKVLIANRGEIALRIMRTLRRMGIASVAVFHELDREAPFVRRADESYLLGDGTLAETYLNLEKILDLAQTCGADAIHPGYGFLSENPAFPEACAARGITFIGPDAQAVRLMGNKIEARRLAIENGLPVTKGYTGTAEELLSKAELLPYPVLVKAAAGGGGKGMRIVVNQSQLEDVLVATSREAAAYFGDGTVYVEQYVSEPRHVEIQILADHHGHVVHLFERECSIQRRYQKIIEESPSPGLNAQTRKAMGEAAVALCRAIGYRNAGTIEFLLDNNQQFYFLEMNTRIQVEHPVTELVTGIDLVEEQLHIAGGKPLRFTQNDLRQQGHAIECRIYAEDPEQNFMPSPGRIVAYEAPAGDGIRVDSAIEGPANISSMFDPMISKLIVWAPDRKLAIAKTTHSLKNFFIAGISTNIPFLLTMLGEDDFQQNSISTAYTDRNLARLAEKMADARQQSDIVPALAAGLCIFLFSPADGNTLWHRIGYWRLLPEIRLTHNGLTHKAYLLKRNSQSLDIELDGNRMRIGQIALDADAVSFEIQDRHYRCPYFRQEQNSVLIQCEGWQHELVFADMLPPSVDHGAELETSGGQGYVSPMPGKVISINVKEGETVNRGTVMIVIEAMKMENNIVSTGPATVKKIFVKVGDMVDTKTQLVDIEETT
- a CDS encoding methylcrotonoyl-CoA carboxylase, with the translated sequence MATYYERMRRVAAGSSQSAVARHKERGKLLVRERINMLIDPGTPFLELSPLAAFGLYKDEFPSAGIVTGIGLIQGREAMIIANDATAKGGTYMQYTIKKHLRAQEIAMENNLPCVYIVDSGGAFLPEQDTVFPDRDHFGRFFYNQARMSAMGIPQIAIVMGSCTAGGAYVPAMSDETIIVRNQGTIFLGGPPLVKAATGEEVTAEELGGAEVHTSISGVADHLAENEPHALAICRHIFETLEKPRKQTIDIISPEDPLYDPEELYGIAPIDLRRVVDPREIIMRMVDGSRFQEFKAKYATTVVTGFAYIMGMPVGIVANFGVLFSESALKVTHFIELCSMRNIPLVFLQNITGFMVGREFERGGIAKDGAKMVHAVSNTNVPKFTVIFGGSFGAGNYGMAGRAFGPRLLFMWPNAKISVMGGEQAANVLVTVKKDQYREKGLQMPPEEEEQMRRTILEKYEREGSAYYSTARLWDDGIIDPVQTRQVLAMGIATSLNKPFDPPQFGVFRM